Proteins from one Acetobacteroides hydrogenigenes genomic window:
- a CDS encoding M16 family metallopeptidase, translating to MRKKIIIGLCMLIASSGLFAQSKKFDVKDIDIPYKKFVLDNGLTVLIHEDHKAPVVAVNIWYHVGSKNEKPGKTGFAHLFEHLMFNGSEHHKTDYFKAVDKIGATDMNGTTSNDRTNYFETVPTSAFDQVLWLESDRMGYMVNAIDQKTLDEQRGVVQNEKRQGENTPYGRTEDAICKATYPAGHPYSWTVIGSMDDLSAASLDDVKEWFKTYYGPNNAVLVVAGDVKTEEALEKVKKYFGGLQAGPPVTKFTSWPAKRIGTQREVMQDRVPQSRLYMVWNMPEDGSKDANMLDIASSVLAGGKTSRLYKRLVYTDQIASNVYAWAGTNEIGGQFEIVATAKPGVELSKIEAVINEEMEKFLKEGPTEQEMEKVKAKTYSYFVQGFERVGGFGGKSDILATYQTYHNNPDYYKVVLQQQMDATPADVKKVANEWLTDGVYILNVVPFTDPKPTTADADRSKLPELNTPPTPTFPSFQRATLSNGLNIILAERHAIPALNMELQFNAGTAADILAKPGTAKLFGSVLDEGTKTRSSMEISEEMEMLGSSMGAGSGLDRSYLYLNTLKGNLDKSLEVFTDVLLNPTFPQKEFDRLRKDQLVSIKQEQARPNSIAFRVVPQFLYGSGHPYSNPLTGSGNESSVSSITRDDLVKFYNDWITPNNATLIVVGDITMGELKPKLEAAFKGWKKGTNPKKHIPSVALPAKPTIYFVNRPQAQQSVVMAANLAPEANKLNDAAADLANSIIGGEFTSRINMNIREDKHWSYGAGSGIYETAAQQPFFVSTSVQSDKTKETIQEIEKELTGYVGSNPATAEEFANNQNNKLLQIPGTYETGDAVLNTISRMVANNLKDTYPQDNAKNLKSAKLADIHQAAKAIIKPAQLTWVIVGDKDKVLDSVKSLGYEVKLVDADGKPATE from the coding sequence ATGAGAAAGAAGATCATCATCGGACTATGTATGCTTATAGCCTCCTCTGGTCTATTTGCTCAGTCCAAAAAGTTCGACGTAAAGGATATCGATATCCCTTACAAGAAGTTTGTCCTCGATAACGGTCTGACGGTTCTTATCCACGAAGACCACAAGGCTCCGGTTGTTGCCGTGAACATTTGGTACCATGTGGGATCGAAGAACGAGAAGCCCGGAAAGACCGGATTTGCTCACCTATTCGAGCACCTAATGTTTAACGGTAGCGAGCACCACAAGACCGACTACTTTAAGGCCGTTGACAAGATTGGTGCTACCGATATGAACGGTACCACCAGCAACGACCGCACCAACTACTTCGAGACGGTTCCCACCTCGGCCTTCGATCAGGTGCTTTGGCTGGAGAGCGACCGCATGGGCTACATGGTGAACGCCATCGACCAGAAGACGCTCGACGAGCAGCGCGGCGTTGTTCAGAACGAGAAGCGCCAGGGCGAGAATACCCCATACGGCCGAACTGAGGATGCCATCTGCAAGGCAACCTATCCGGCAGGTCACCCCTACTCGTGGACGGTAATCGGCTCGATGGACGACCTGAGCGCTGCAAGCCTCGACGACGTGAAGGAGTGGTTTAAGACCTACTACGGCCCCAACAACGCCGTACTGGTTGTTGCCGGCGATGTGAAAACCGAAGAGGCCCTCGAAAAGGTGAAGAAGTACTTCGGTGGCCTACAGGCTGGACCTCCGGTAACCAAGTTTACCTCATGGCCCGCCAAGCGCATTGGCACTCAACGCGAGGTTATGCAGGATCGCGTTCCCCAATCGCGCCTATACATGGTGTGGAACATGCCCGAGGATGGTAGCAAGGATGCCAACATGCTCGATATCGCCTCTAGCGTACTTGCCGGTGGAAAAACTTCGCGCCTGTACAAGCGCTTGGTGTACACCGATCAGATTGCTTCGAACGTATACGCTTGGGCTGGAACCAACGAAATTGGCGGACAGTTTGAGATTGTAGCTACCGCTAAGCCTGGTGTTGAGCTTTCGAAAATAGAAGCCGTAATCAACGAGGAGATGGAAAAGTTCCTAAAGGAAGGCCCAACCGAGCAGGAGATGGAAAAGGTTAAGGCTAAAACCTACTCGTACTTCGTTCAGGGATTCGAGCGCGTGGGCGGATTTGGCGGCAAATCGGATATCCTTGCCACCTACCAAACCTACCACAACAACCCCGACTACTACAAGGTGGTGCTCCAGCAGCAAATGGATGCTACCCCTGCCGACGTTAAGAAGGTAGCCAACGAGTGGCTAACCGATGGGGTATACATCCTTAACGTTGTTCCATTCACCGATCCTAAGCCTACTACGGCCGATGCCGACCGCAGCAAGCTTCCCGAGCTGAACACCCCTCCTACCCCTACCTTCCCCAGCTTCCAAAGGGCAACGCTTAGCAACGGCTTGAACATCATCCTTGCCGAGCGCCACGCTATTCCGGCCCTAAACATGGAGCTGCAGTTTAACGCTGGTACCGCTGCCGATATCCTCGCCAAGCCGGGTACCGCCAAGCTATTTGGTAGCGTACTCGATGAGGGTACCAAAACCCGCTCGTCGATGGAGATTAGCGAGGAGATGGAGATGCTGGGCAGCTCCATGGGCGCCGGATCGGGGCTCGACCGTAGCTACCTCTACCTGAACACGCTTAAGGGCAACCTCGACAAGTCGCTCGAGGTGTTTACCGATGTGCTGCTCAACCCAACCTTCCCCCAGAAGGAGTTCGACCGCCTGCGCAAGGATCAGCTCGTGAGCATTAAGCAGGAGCAGGCGCGCCCCAACAGCATCGCCTTCCGCGTCGTTCCACAGTTCCTATACGGCAGCGGCCACCCCTACAGCAATCCGCTAACCGGATCGGGAAACGAGAGCAGCGTAAGCTCCATCACCCGCGACGACCTGGTGAAGTTCTACAACGATTGGATCACCCCAAATAACGCCACCCTAATTGTGGTGGGCGATATCACCATGGGCGAGCTCAAGCCTAAGCTCGAGGCCGCCTTCAAGGGATGGAAGAAGGGCACCAACCCCAAGAAGCACATCCCTAGCGTTGCGCTTCCTGCCAAGCCCACCATCTACTTCGTTAACCGCCCACAGGCCCAGCAGTCAGTGGTTATGGCGGCCAACCTTGCCCCCGAGGCCAACAAGCTGAACGATGCGGCCGCAGATTTGGCCAACAGCATCATTGGCGGCGAGTTTACTTCGCGCATCAACATGAACATCCGCGAGGATAAGCACTGGAGCTACGGCGCCGGATCGGGCATCTACGAAACGGCCGCCCAGCAGCCCTTCTTTGTGAGCACCTCGGTGCAGTCGGATAAGACCAAGGAGACCATCCAGGAGATCGAAAAGGAGCTTACCGGCTACGTGGGCAGCAACCCCGCCACCGCAGAGGAGTTTGCCAACAACCAAAACAACAAGCTGCTTCAGATACCCGGTACCTACGAAACCGGCGATGCCGTGCTGAACACCATCAGCCGTATGGTGGCCAACAACCTGAAGGATACCTACCCACAGGATAACGCCAAAAACCTAAAGAGCGCCAAGCTCGCCGACATCCACCAGGCCGCCAAGGCCATCATTAAGCCTGCGCAGCTTACCTGGGTGATCGTGGGCGATAAGGATAAGGTGCTCGACAGCGTGAAGAGCCTCGGCTACGAGGTGAAGCTGGTTGACGCCGACGGCAAGCCCGCAACCGAGTAG
- the ispG gene encoding (E)-4-hydroxy-3-methylbut-2-enyl-diphosphate synthase, which produces MEFFESLSQYKRRKTNDVCIGNLMMGSNFPIRVQSMTTTNTLDTEDSVAQCKRIFDAGADLVRLTAQGVREAENLANIRHLLLQQGYNKPLVADIHFNPNAADVAALHVEKVRINPGNFIDKRASFIDINLNDEEYAEELARLREKFVTLINICKNNNTAIRIGVNHGSLSDRIMSRYGDTPEGMVESAIEFLRICVEEGFFNVVLSMKSSNVRVMVHAYRQLVRRMKQEEMQFPLHLGVTEAGEGEDGRVKSAVGIGALLADGIGDTIRVSLTEEPEAEIPVAKALVGYFNNRQNHGKIAQVDASFYNPYSYLKIESRAVANIGGDNPPVVVCDLSAQESITNDIISNLGYQLTEKENGWEKEIDTAPDYLFVGKADISLSTKTGLYIIDNPHNTPLFVWLDAADNMDTIASNLSQNPQAIAIIRTSNINGLAEQRAAILNLRSKKVFNPIIIQRQYSENDVSLLQLKSAADCGPLFIDGLPDGIMISNDGGIGSAQVVSTAFSILQAARVRISKTEFISCPGCGRTLFNLQQTAALIRERTKHLTGLKIGIMGCIVNGPGEMADADYGYVGAGPKKVTLYKGKIAVKKNIPQEEALEELISLIKENGDWKE; this is translated from the coding sequence ATGGAATTTTTTGAAAGCCTAAGCCAGTACAAGCGTCGCAAAACCAACGACGTTTGTATAGGAAACCTTATGATGGGTAGTAATTTCCCCATCCGGGTTCAATCGATGACAACCACTAATACGCTCGACACCGAAGATTCAGTAGCTCAATGCAAGCGAATATTCGATGCAGGCGCCGATTTGGTTAGGCTCACCGCACAGGGTGTTCGCGAGGCCGAAAATTTGGCAAATATCCGGCATTTGCTGCTGCAGCAAGGCTACAACAAACCTCTGGTTGCTGATATCCACTTCAATCCCAACGCAGCTGATGTTGCAGCCCTCCACGTTGAGAAAGTTAGAATTAACCCTGGTAACTTTATTGATAAACGAGCTAGCTTTATTGACATTAACCTTAACGATGAGGAGTATGCAGAAGAATTAGCTAGGCTCCGTGAAAAGTTTGTTACCCTAATTAATATCTGCAAGAACAACAATACTGCTATTCGCATTGGCGTAAACCATGGCTCCCTTTCCGACAGAATAATGAGCCGATACGGCGATACTCCAGAAGGAATGGTTGAATCGGCAATAGAATTCCTGCGAATTTGCGTAGAAGAAGGCTTCTTTAATGTAGTCCTCTCCATGAAGTCGAGCAACGTTAGGGTAATGGTACACGCCTATCGTCAGCTCGTTAGGAGAATGAAGCAGGAAGAAATGCAATTCCCACTACATCTTGGTGTTACGGAGGCTGGTGAAGGCGAAGACGGACGTGTTAAGTCAGCTGTTGGTATTGGAGCGCTTTTAGCCGATGGAATTGGCGATACCATCCGTGTTTCGCTTACCGAAGAACCAGAAGCAGAAATTCCCGTTGCTAAAGCTCTTGTAGGCTACTTCAACAATCGCCAAAACCATGGAAAGATTGCCCAAGTTGACGCATCATTTTACAATCCCTACTCCTATTTAAAAATCGAAAGTAGGGCTGTTGCAAACATTGGTGGAGATAACCCACCTGTAGTAGTATGCGATCTCTCTGCACAAGAGTCTATAACCAACGACATAATTTCCAACCTTGGATATCAGCTTACTGAAAAAGAAAACGGCTGGGAAAAAGAGATTGATACTGCTCCCGACTACCTTTTTGTTGGGAAAGCAGACATCAGCCTAAGCACAAAGACTGGCCTTTATATTATTGATAATCCACACAATACACCTTTGTTTGTTTGGTTGGATGCTGCTGATAACATGGATACTATTGCTAGCAACCTAAGTCAGAATCCTCAGGCTATTGCAATTATTCGCACATCAAACATTAATGGACTTGCGGAACAAAGAGCAGCAATACTCAACCTAAGGAGCAAAAAGGTGTTTAACCCGATTATTATACAGCGCCAATACTCCGAAAACGATGTAAGCCTGTTGCAGCTCAAATCTGCTGCCGACTGTGGCCCTCTTTTTATTGATGGCCTACCCGATGGCATTATGATATCTAATGATGGAGGTATCGGCAGCGCTCAAGTTGTATCTACAGCCTTCTCCATTCTGCAAGCAGCAAGAGTCCGCATCTCCAAAACAGAGTTCATCTCTTGTCCCGGATGTGGCCGTACCCTGTTTAACCTCCAGCAAACCGCTGCACTTATCCGCGAGCGCACTAAGCACCTTACAGGACTAAAAATAGGCATAATGGGCTGCATAGTAAACGGTCCTGGCGAAATGGCTGATGCCGATTACGGCTACGTTGGAGCAGGTCCTAAAAAAGTTACCCTTTACAAGGGTAAAATAGCCGTTAAGAAAAACATTCCTCAAGAAGAAGCATTGGAAGAGCTTATCAGCCTTATAAAAGAAAACGGAGACTGGAAGGAGTAA
- a CDS encoding outer membrane beta-barrel protein, whose product MKRQLYTLILIAGIAATAAAQKPSKPAKKYVGINVGYGIAGIMFQPDLKQTSYAGSYSGGLSFKYMAEKYMAFQAELNYTHRGYKKPEIGDSIYTRTYNSIMLPIMAQGNVSYKRVSVLLNLGAYASYMIDSKDQIKNKGITYKNDYDFFLKRDRRYEFGVLGGVGLGFKLDPITIQVESRYYYGLTNLYNPDYTNNRPYGSRLYQLQFSAAILYNLGSSTKNEPKLTKN is encoded by the coding sequence ATGAAAAGGCAACTATATACACTTATCCTCATCGCTGGAATAGCAGCTACTGCAGCTGCTCAAAAACCAAGTAAGCCTGCTAAAAAATACGTTGGTATAAACGTTGGGTATGGCATTGCCGGTATTATGTTTCAACCCGATCTCAAGCAAACATCATATGCAGGAAGCTACAGCGGAGGACTTTCTTTTAAGTATATGGCTGAAAAGTACATGGCTTTTCAGGCAGAATTGAACTATACGCATAGAGGCTATAAAAAGCCTGAAATAGGCGATTCAATCTACACGCGTACCTACAATTCAATCATGCTACCAATAATGGCTCAAGGCAATGTAAGCTATAAAAGGGTTTCGGTTTTGCTAAACCTTGGCGCCTACGCTAGTTACATGATCGACTCAAAAGATCAAATAAAAAACAAGGGCATTACCTATAAGAACGACTACGATTTCTTTCTTAAGCGCGACCGACGCTACGAGTTTGGTGTTTTAGGTGGAGTTGGTTTAGGATTCAAACTCGATCCTATTACAATACAGGTAGAATCACGCTACTACTACGGTCTTACAAATCTTTATAATCCAGACTATACCAACAACCGTCCATATGGTTCGCGCCTTTACCAGCTGCAATTTTCGGCAGCTATACTTTACAACTTAGGATCGTCCACAAAGAACGAACCTAAGCTAACCAAAAACTAA
- a CDS encoding adenosylcobalamin-dependent ribonucleoside-diphosphate reductase, whose protein sequence is MEAAKSAKAKLETTPDELKVYSYQDSVASAKEYFRGDDLAATVWVSKYALKDSFGKIYELNPDQMHWRIANEIARIEKNYPNPLTAVKVYELLKDFKYVIPQGGPMTGIGNNMQIASLSNCFVIGQDNPADSYGGIIRIDEEQVQLMKRRGGVGHDLSHIRPTGSPVLNSALTSTGVVPFMERYSNSTREVAQDGRRGALMLSISIKHPDAERFIDAKMETGKVTGANVSVKIDDEFMKCVQTGRKYVQQYPINSTTPKYRVEIDAQKLWKKIVHNAWKSAEPGILFWDTILRESVADCYADLGYRTVSTNPCGEIPLCPYDSCRLLALNLYSYVENPFTPKAKFDYDLFKRHVIIAMRMMDDIIDLELEKVEAIIEKVNNDPEDEEIKFVERHLWEKIREKAINGRRTGLGITAEGDMLAALGIRYGSDEAIDFSENIQRMLAVEAYRSSVIMSRERGSFPIYDTKREMKNPFVNRIKEADPALYKEMSEVGRRNISMLTIAPTGTTSLMTQTTSGIEPVFLPVYKRRRKVNPNDKDVVVTFVDEVGDSWEEYYVFHHKFITWLEINGYDVEAVKQYDPEQMDEVIAKSPYHKATSNDVDWVSKVKMQGRMQKWVDHSISVTVNLPADITEEMVSKVYKTAWESGCKGVTVYRDGSRAGVLVSSKKETKENSAEFPNKRPNSVDCEVIRFKNNDEQWIAFVGIINNRPYEIFTGIVDEEVRPIPKTITKGKIIKVKDDKGSRYDFQYVDKYGYTNTLGGISHMFNKEYWNYAKLISGVLRNGMPINDIVNLVSSLRLDSDTINSWRNGVERALKRFIPNGTKAKLGTKCPECGAETLIYQEGCLICTSCGTSKCG, encoded by the coding sequence ATGGAAGCAGCCAAATCAGCCAAAGCAAAACTAGAAACAACACCTGACGAGTTGAAGGTTTACTCGTATCAGGACTCCGTTGCTTCTGCCAAAGAGTACTTCCGGGGCGATGACCTTGCCGCTACTGTTTGGGTAAGCAAATACGCCTTAAAGGATTCGTTCGGTAAAATTTACGAGTTAAATCCCGATCAAATGCACTGGCGGATTGCCAACGAAATTGCGCGTATTGAAAAAAACTACCCCAACCCGCTTACCGCCGTCAAGGTTTACGAGCTGCTTAAAGATTTCAAGTACGTTATCCCACAGGGAGGACCAATGACCGGAATTGGCAATAACATGCAGATTGCCTCTCTTTCGAATTGCTTTGTTATTGGGCAAGACAATCCTGCTGACTCATACGGAGGTATCATTCGAATTGACGAAGAACAGGTTCAGCTAATGAAGCGCCGTGGCGGTGTTGGCCACGACCTATCGCACATACGCCCAACGGGCAGCCCCGTACTAAATAGTGCGCTCACATCAACAGGTGTTGTTCCTTTTATGGAGCGCTACTCCAACTCTACCCGCGAAGTTGCCCAAGATGGCCGCCGTGGAGCTCTTATGCTCAGCATATCCATTAAGCACCCCGATGCAGAGCGCTTTATCGATGCAAAAATGGAAACCGGAAAGGTTACCGGAGCCAACGTATCGGTAAAGATTGATGATGAGTTTATGAAGTGCGTACAAACTGGCCGAAAATACGTTCAGCAGTACCCAATTAACTCAACAACACCAAAGTATAGGGTAGAAATTGATGCCCAAAAGCTGTGGAAAAAGATTGTTCATAACGCTTGGAAATCGGCAGAACCAGGCATTCTTTTCTGGGATACCATTCTCCGCGAATCGGTAGCAGACTGCTATGCAGATTTGGGATACCGCACCGTATCCACCAATCCTTGCGGCGAAATTCCTCTTTGCCCATACGACAGCTGCCGCTTGCTGGCTCTTAACCTATACAGCTACGTAGAAAATCCGTTTACTCCTAAGGCAAAGTTCGACTACGACCTCTTCAAGCGCCATGTTATCATTGCCATGCGCATGATGGACGACATCATCGATCTTGAACTCGAAAAGGTTGAAGCCATCATCGAAAAGGTAAATAATGATCCTGAAGACGAAGAAATTAAGTTTGTTGAACGCCATCTTTGGGAGAAAATTCGTGAGAAGGCAATCAACGGTCGCCGTACAGGTTTAGGAATTACTGCGGAGGGCGATATGCTTGCTGCTCTTGGCATTCGCTACGGCAGCGATGAAGCTATCGACTTTTCCGAAAATATCCAGCGAATGCTTGCTGTTGAAGCCTACCGTTCGTCGGTTATCATGTCCCGCGAACGTGGCTCGTTCCCAATCTACGACACAAAGCGCGAGATGAAGAATCCTTTCGTCAACCGTATAAAAGAGGCTGATCCTGCGCTATACAAAGAGATGAGCGAAGTTGGTAGACGTAACATTTCTATGCTTACCATTGCTCCAACTGGAACGACCAGCTTGATGACCCAAACTACCTCGGGAATCGAGCCCGTATTCCTTCCTGTTTACAAGCGCCGCCGCAAGGTTAACCCTAACGACAAGGACGTTGTGGTTACCTTTGTTGACGAGGTTGGCGATTCGTGGGAAGAGTACTACGTATTCCACCACAAGTTCATCACCTGGCTCGAAATTAACGGCTACGATGTAGAAGCGGTAAAGCAGTACGATCCCGAACAAATGGACGAGGTTATCGCCAAATCGCCATACCATAAGGCAACCTCAAACGATGTTGACTGGGTAAGCAAGGTAAAGATGCAAGGACGCATGCAGAAGTGGGTAGACCACTCCATCAGCGTTACCGTTAACCTCCCTGCTGATATTACCGAAGAGATGGTATCAAAGGTTTACAAAACAGCTTGGGAAAGCGGCTGTAAGGGTGTTACCGTATATCGCGATGGCTCAAGAGCTGGAGTTCTTGTTTCGAGCAAAAAAGAAACCAAGGAGAATAGCGCAGAATTCCCTAACAAGCGTCCAAACTCGGTTGACTGCGAGGTAATCCGCTTCAAAAATAACGACGAGCAGTGGATCGCTTTTGTTGGTATCATCAACAACCGACCTTACGAAATATTTACCGGTATTGTTGACGAAGAGGTTCGTCCAATCCCTAAGACCATCACTAAAGGTAAAATTATTAAGGTAAAGGATGATAAGGGTAGCCGCTACGACTTCCAATACGTTGATAAGTACGGATACACCAACACCCTAGGTGGCATATCGCACATGTTTAACAAGGAGTACTGGAACTATGCCAAACTTATTTCGGGTGTACTCCGCAACGGAATGCCGATCAATGACATTGTGAATCTGGTATCCTCGCTCCGGTTGGATAGTGACACCATCAACTCGTGGAGAAACGGTGTAGAGCGTGCCCTTAAGCGCTTTATTCCTAACGGAACCAAGGCAAAACTTGGAACTAAATGCCCTGAGTGCGGTGCCGAAACCCTTATCTACCAAGAAGGTTGCCTTATTTGTACATCTTGTGGAACATCTAAGTGCGGATAG
- a CDS encoding MTH1187 family thiamine-binding protein: protein MSVILQFSIFPTDKGASVSSYVSKAIEAVKSAGVPYQLTSMSTIIETETLEEALAIVVKANQAIEPFADRIYLSINVDLRKGESDRMQHKVEAIQQIIGNVNN from the coding sequence ATGTCTGTAATACTACAATTTTCTATATTCCCAACCGACAAGGGCGCAAGCGTAAGCAGCTACGTAAGCAAAGCCATAGAGGCCGTTAAAAGCGCAGGAGTACCCTACCAACTTACCTCGATGAGTACCATTATCGAAACGGAAACATTGGAGGAAGCCCTTGCCATTGTTGTAAAAGCAAATCAGGCAATCGAGCCTTTTGCAGATCGCATTTACCTTAGCATTAACGTAGATCTCCGAAAGGGAGAAAGCGACAGAATGCAGCATAAGGTGGAAGCAATCCAACAAATAATTGGCAATGTTAATAATTGA
- a CDS encoding septal ring lytic transglycosylase RlpA family protein, with translation MRNVVLIILFSAFSFLNYAQMPTEEGLATFYSKKFNGRRTSSGEIYRHTKLTAAHPSLPFGTDVLVTNLSNNKSVIVKINDRCSPRKIKIDLSRAAAAKIDMIAAGVQKVRIEVACDSIKSLYLENEMADSAKVGADSLLTSTDSTASVENLFTIQVASVASLKNAKKLADKLNETYGMPSSFRKVKHRKKTLYKVFVGSFANREDAKEPLKALKKTYRTAFIIAN, from the coding sequence ATGCGGAATGTTGTCCTGATTATTCTTTTTTCGGCATTTTCGTTTTTGAACTACGCACAAATGCCTACCGAAGAGGGTCTGGCTACCTTCTATAGCAAGAAATTCAACGGAAGAAGAACCTCGAGCGGAGAAATTTATCGCCATACAAAGCTTACTGCGGCACACCCATCGCTTCCTTTTGGAACCGATGTGCTTGTTACCAACCTAAGCAACAATAAGTCGGTTATAGTGAAGATAAACGATCGTTGCTCCCCTCGCAAAATTAAAATCGATCTATCCCGTGCAGCTGCTGCAAAAATAGACATGATTGCTGCAGGCGTACAAAAAGTTAGAATAGAAGTTGCTTGTGATAGCATAAAATCTCTCTATCTCGAAAACGAGATGGCAGATTCAGCAAAAGTTGGTGCTGATTCACTATTGACATCCACCGATTCAACAGCCAGTGTAGAAAATCTCTTTACCATTCAGGTTGCGAGTGTGGCTTCTCTTAAAAATGCGAAGAAGCTTGCCGACAAGCTAAACGAAACCTACGGAATGCCATCCAGCTTCCGAAAAGTGAAGCACAGAAAGAAAACGCTTTACAAAGTTTTTGTAGGATCATTTGCTAACCGCGAAGATGCAAAGGAACCTTTAAAAGCCCTTAAGAAAACCTATCGAACGGCCTTTATAATTGCCAACTAA
- a CDS encoding Ig-like domain-containing protein has protein sequence MKNTPFILIIGGLLLLSFSQCARMVSPTGGPKDTLAPVILKSTPTQFSRNVSGKEFEITFDEYVTLKDLQKSFYITPPMEELPEVREKGKRIEIVLDKDLQANTTYSFNFGNSIVDNNEGNPIVNYSLTFSTGSNIDTLKFNGIVYDARTMLPAAGAYVFFYENDSIQVPLKYKPSIITKADKEGIFIANTLKNRQYKVIAIEDVNRNYLFDPGVDRIAFEKEMFGPIDISTRPDTMPDSLWRSQLLPQVKLKMFAETKTRQYITGKTRPEKYKFQLFFNSPKPEIKKIEFDGLTTNDFFVENDAEGDTITYWLKDATRKIADTLLANFTYMKSDSTGKPVETFEKISWELPLSKSDRTVKKEKKKEEEKVQPVKLSFSMPDGTANEDGGFFMQVSVPLTRIDTSKITLYNINDNDKKSKVPFNIKVDPKNLLTYSITSKWVEDSRYEIVADSNAVEDILRQVNDSTLFSFNTSSPSKFGMFIFDVKNVKENLIIQVLDKKNKVVRQKTVTKSDVIRFPYIKADSYLIRIIEDSNKNGLWDTGNYLNQLSPERVCYLQKEKEKIFTLRSGWENEISVDVNEIFSNY, from the coding sequence TTGAAAAATACACCATTTATACTCATTATAGGAGGCCTTCTCCTGCTTTCGTTTAGCCAATGCGCTCGAATGGTTAGCCCAACAGGAGGACCTAAAGACACTCTTGCTCCTGTTATTCTAAAAAGCACTCCTACCCAGTTCAGCCGTAACGTATCAGGCAAGGAGTTCGAAATTACATTTGACGAGTATGTAACCCTTAAGGATCTACAAAAATCATTCTACATTACTCCCCCAATGGAAGAACTCCCAGAGGTTCGAGAAAAGGGGAAGAGAATAGAAATTGTTCTAGACAAGGACTTACAGGCGAACACCACCTACTCCTTTAACTTTGGAAACTCTATTGTTGACAATAACGAGGGTAACCCTATTGTTAACTACTCGCTTACCTTTTCTACCGGCAGCAACATAGATACCCTCAAGTTCAACGGAATCGTTTATGATGCACGTACAATGCTTCCTGCTGCTGGTGCATACGTGTTTTTCTACGAAAACGACAGCATTCAGGTGCCATTAAAGTACAAGCCTAGCATTATTACAAAAGCAGACAAAGAGGGAATCTTTATTGCCAATACGCTCAAAAATAGGCAGTACAAGGTTATTGCAATAGAAGATGTAAACCGTAACTACCTCTTCGATCCTGGAGTTGATCGAATTGCCTTTGAGAAAGAAATGTTTGGCCCTATTGATATTTCAACGCGACCAGACACCATGCCAGACTCACTTTGGCGCTCGCAGCTACTACCTCAGGTTAAGCTTAAAATGTTCGCTGAAACAAAAACTCGACAGTATATCACAGGAAAAACGCGCCCTGAAAAATACAAGTTCCAGCTATTCTTCAACAGCCCAAAACCTGAAATAAAGAAGATCGAGTTTGATGGATTAACCACAAACGATTTCTTTGTAGAAAATGATGCCGAAGGCGACACCATAACCTATTGGCTAAAGGATGCAACCCGAAAAATAGCCGATACGCTTCTCGCCAATTTTACCTACATGAAGAGCGACAGCACCGGGAAACCTGTTGAAACATTTGAAAAGATATCATGGGAGCTTCCTCTTTCTAAATCGGATAGAACTGTAAAGAAGGAAAAGAAAAAAGAAGAGGAAAAGGTTCAGCCCGTTAAGCTTTCATTTAGCATGCCCGACGGTACTGCCAACGAAGATGGTGGATTCTTTATGCAAGTAAGCGTTCCGCTTACCCGCATAGACACAAGCAAAATAACCCTTTACAATATCAACGATAACGACAAAAAATCGAAGGTGCCGTTTAACATTAAAGTCGACCCTAAAAATCTTCTCACCTATTCAATAACATCAAAGTGGGTGGAAGATAGCCGCTACGAGATTGTTGCTGACTCTAATGCTGTTGAAGACATACTAAGGCAGGTAAACGACTCAACACTTTTTTCCTTTAACACCTCGAGTCCTTCAAAATTCGGAATGTTCATTTTCGATGTAAAGAATGTCAAAGAAAATCTAATCATTCAGGTTCTCGACAAAAAGAATAAGGTTGTCCGCCAAAAAACGGTAACAAAGAGCGATGTAATACGATTCCCCTACATTAAGGCAGATTCCTACCTTATCCGCATCATCGAGGATTCAAACAAAAACGGCCTCTGGGATACAGGAAACTACCTTAACCAGCTTTCTCCCGAGCGTGTGTGCTACCTTCAAAAAGAAAAGGAAAAGATATTCACACTTCGTTCGGGTTGGGAGAATGAGATTAGCGTTGATGTTAACGAAATTTTCTCTAACTACTAG